A section of the Verrucomicrobium sp. GAS474 genome encodes:
- a CDS encoding FkbM family methyltransferase, which produces MKQSPALDALLNSLQTVPAFHASTTPLYSFYKTVALAETKPLFSEGQSESVSFGPFGEIFLPYFKMGAIDTVDLFGLDELIIFAYYWANRARYKKALDIGANMGLHSILLDRCGIATTAFEPDPIHFKKLISNLKLNQATQVTPIEKAISTQSGETEFIRVKGNTTSSHIAGAKENPYGELDRFPVKIEAIAAIIEGIDLIKMDAEGHEKEILLGIPPAAWDRLDALVEINDVANAHAVFDHFQRLGVHLFAQKLNWAPVTTAAEMPIGHRGGTLCITRKPHLNWE; this is translated from the coding sequence ATGAAACAATCCCCTGCGCTCGATGCCTTGCTCAATAGCTTGCAGACGGTTCCCGCTTTTCATGCCTCCACCACGCCACTTTACTCTTTCTATAAGACGGTCGCACTGGCCGAGACAAAACCTCTGTTTAGCGAAGGTCAATCGGAGTCGGTCTCTTTTGGACCTTTTGGAGAGATTTTCCTACCCTATTTCAAAATGGGGGCTATTGACACAGTCGATCTCTTCGGTCTCGATGAACTGATCATCTTCGCCTACTACTGGGCTAATCGCGCCCGCTACAAAAAGGCTCTCGATATCGGGGCCAACATGGGGCTCCACTCGATCCTTCTCGATCGTTGCGGCATTGCGACGACGGCATTCGAGCCCGATCCGATTCACTTCAAGAAACTGATTTCCAATTTGAAGTTGAATCAGGCGACGCAGGTGACGCCTATCGAAAAGGCTATATCGACGCAATCGGGAGAGACTGAATTCATCCGCGTGAAAGGGAACACCACCAGCAGCCACATTGCCGGCGCGAAAGAAAATCCCTATGGCGAACTGGATCGTTTCCCGGTGAAGATCGAGGCTATCGCCGCGATCATCGAAGGGATCGACCTGATCAAGATGGATGCCGAGGGACACGAAAAAGAAATCCTCCTCGGCATCCCCCCAGCGGCTTGGGACCGTCTTGACGCGCTGGTCGAAATCAACGACGTGGCAAATGCCCATGCGGTATTTGACCATTTCCAACGGCTGGGAGTCCACCTGTTCGCCCAAAAATTGAACTGGGCTCCCGTAACCACTGCCGCAGAGATGCCGATTGGCCATCGCGGCGGCACTCTCTGCATCACGCGCAAACCCCACTTGAACTGGGAGTAA
- a CDS encoding thiamine pyrophosphate-binding protein encodes MKLSDYVVDFLARKGVTLVFGMSGGALVHLFDSTARREGIDYVCSQHEQSAAMSADGYARVTGRLGVAMTTSGPGATNLLTGTCCSYYDSVPTLMLTGQVATHRLKGNRPIRQFGFQETDILSIFGTVTKLAVQIRDPKTIRYHLEKAYYTAFEGRPGPVLIDLPDDLQRAEVDPETLEGFTPPETFLAVSSKDLEELRSDLEKAERPLLILGGGLSTPRVGPELLQLIERIGVPVLVTWAGLDLIPRAHPLWVGPFGVYAPRVGNYAVQNADFLLAIGTRLSQNVTGGILSAFAPGAKITMVDADAGEMDKFDGRGIVISQRIQARAGDFLRDAGTFFKAWSSPGWNAWREKIVHWRQVLPHDRPAPPASGTGYVDAYRFIESLSSVVPEGEALFVDTGGNLTWTCNGFEVRSGQRLISAWNNTPMGYSLPAAIGAAAFDPTRPVTCIIGDGGLMICLGELATVVKHRLPIRVILFNNHGHGIQKQTLETWLEGRYEGVHPESGLAFPEFPEVAKAFGFQVVTISDSIDMEEQLRGAYATKGPVFINVEINPSQKLYPVLKFGAALENQLPAMSPEAIANEMILPPNRIASQPHSTGTPGV; translated from the coding sequence ATGAAACTTTCCGATTATGTCGTTGATTTCCTAGCTCGCAAAGGGGTGACGCTGGTTTTTGGAATGTCGGGAGGAGCATTGGTGCATCTCTTTGATTCCACGGCACGACGAGAGGGCATCGATTATGTCTGCTCCCAGCATGAGCAGAGTGCCGCAATGTCGGCCGATGGCTATGCCCGCGTGACGGGACGACTCGGCGTCGCGATGACAACGAGCGGCCCCGGGGCGACGAATCTTCTGACTGGAACATGCTGCTCCTACTACGACTCGGTGCCGACCCTCATGCTCACGGGACAGGTGGCCACCCACCGGCTCAAGGGAAATCGACCCATTCGACAGTTTGGTTTCCAGGAAACGGACATCCTCTCGATCTTCGGAACGGTAACCAAGCTCGCCGTTCAGATCCGCGATCCGAAAACGATCCGTTATCATTTGGAAAAAGCCTACTACACGGCCTTCGAGGGAAGACCGGGGCCTGTCTTGATCGATCTTCCTGACGATCTCCAACGGGCCGAAGTCGATCCCGAAACCCTCGAAGGTTTTACTCCGCCCGAGACGTTTTTGGCCGTTTCGAGCAAAGATTTGGAGGAACTGCGGAGCGATCTGGAAAAAGCGGAACGCCCCCTCCTTATCCTGGGGGGCGGCCTTTCAACACCGAGAGTCGGTCCGGAATTACTTCAGCTCATCGAACGGATCGGCGTGCCGGTGCTGGTGACTTGGGCGGGGCTCGACCTCATTCCCCGCGCACATCCGTTGTGGGTGGGGCCGTTCGGGGTTTATGCCCCCAGGGTGGGAAATTACGCGGTGCAGAATGCCGACTTCCTTCTCGCGATCGGCACCCGCCTCTCGCAGAACGTGACAGGAGGCATTCTTTCGGCGTTCGCGCCCGGGGCGAAAATCACCATGGTCGATGCCGATGCCGGGGAAATGGATAAATTCGACGGCCGAGGCATCGTGATCTCCCAGCGCATCCAGGCCAGAGCCGGAGATTTCCTGCGCGATGCCGGGACCTTTTTCAAGGCATGGTCGTCGCCCGGCTGGAATGCCTGGCGGGAAAAAATCGTCCATTGGCGACAAGTCTTGCCACACGATCGTCCCGCGCCTCCGGCCTCTGGGACGGGATATGTTGACGCCTATCGCTTTATTGAGTCGCTTTCCTCCGTCGTTCCCGAAGGGGAAGCCCTTTTCGTCGACACGGGGGGAAACCTGACGTGGACCTGCAACGGGTTTGAGGTGCGTTCCGGGCAGCGGCTCATTTCGGCGTGGAATAATACGCCGATGGGGTACTCCCTTCCCGCAGCCATCGGAGCGGCGGCTTTCGATCCCACGCGTCCCGTGACATGCATCATCGGTGACGGCGGATTGATGATCTGTCTCGGCGAACTGGCGACCGTGGTGAAGCATCGTCTGCCGATTCGCGTCATTCTTTTCAATAATCACGGGCATGGCATCCAAAAACAGACGCTGGAGACGTGGCTCGAAGGGCGTTATGAGGGAGTGCACCCCGAATCGGGACTCGCGTTCCCCGAATTCCCCGAGGTAGCCAAGGCCTTTGGCTTCCAGGTCGTGACCATCTCCGACTCGATCGACATGGAGGAGCAACTTCGTGGGGCGTATGCCACGAAGGGACCGGTTTTCATCAACGTCGAGATCAATCCGAGTCAAAAACTTTACCCGGTCTTGAAGTTCGGCGCCGCGCTCGAAAATCAGCTTCCCGCAATGAGCCCTGAAGCGATCGCGAACGAGATGATCCTTCCTCCCAATAGAATTGCCAGCCAACCTCACAGTACGGGGACACCGGGGGTCTAG
- a CDS encoding ABC transporter permease — protein MYLNIVLYKTYANLKSEIDKTYLGCIWWVLEPVINTAVFYFIFVYILKNRTENFVVFLYIGMAVYGWFSGGIQAGANSILAHSGLMQQIWLPKALFPFISITNVSWKFLFSLLVLLPLLWWHHAPISWAYLALPFLFLIQYTIIVFVSMPLAGLIPYFQDGKTVLSTVLGVLMWLSGVFYGRERIPDSIEPWFYLNPIAAMIEAFRTILVDGHWPRWDILGKAMILPLIACVLGVAFLKHVDRKITKLPM, from the coding sequence TTGTACCTCAACATCGTCCTTTACAAGACCTACGCCAATCTCAAGTCGGAAATCGACAAGACTTATCTCGGGTGCATTTGGTGGGTTCTCGAACCGGTCATCAATACGGCCGTTTTCTACTTCATCTTTGTCTATATTCTCAAGAACAGGACCGAAAATTTCGTCGTTTTCCTGTATATAGGCATGGCCGTTTACGGGTGGTTTTCCGGCGGAATCCAGGCGGGGGCCAACAGTATTCTTGCCCATAGCGGACTCATGCAGCAAATATGGCTTCCAAAGGCCCTTTTTCCATTCATCTCGATCACCAATGTTTCCTGGAAATTCCTCTTCTCCCTTTTGGTTTTGCTGCCCCTGCTCTGGTGGCACCACGCGCCAATTTCTTGGGCCTATCTGGCATTGCCGTTTCTTTTCCTGATCCAATATACGATCATCGTTTTCGTGAGCATGCCTTTGGCCGGCCTTATTCCCTATTTTCAGGACGGAAAGACGGTTTTGAGCACGGTCTTGGGGGTCCTAATGTGGTTGTCCGGCGTCTTCTATGGAAGGGAACGCATTCCTGACAGCATCGAGCCGTGGTTCTATCTCAATCCCATTGCAGCGATGATTGAAGCGTTTCGCACTATCCTCGTCGACGGCCATTGGCCTCGTTGGGATATTCTCGGCAAAGCCATGATCCTCCCCCTTATCGCGTGTGTCTTGGGTGTCGCTTTCCTAAAACATGTTGATCGGAAAATTACCAAGCTGCCGATGTAA
- a CDS encoding glycosyltransferase family A protein, whose product MSSLSVLTPVYNHARYLEAMVEAILTQSRLPDEFLLVDDASSDGTWPLIEALRQRYPLIQGSRNPTNRGVLANATSLLSQTRSDYLYSASSDDLVLPGFFEQAMSLLEAHPYAPLCCGQAVWWDEETEEQYVGGLQMPQHNTYLSPEECLVYARRGCLDLAGHASLFRTDALLKIGGYREKLRWHCDWLALYELAFRHGICWVAQPLAVMRTHASSYSGTGTRQKAQHDESLVALIDYLLLPSSRPVREAFAQSGLLALLGYPMARHLLTDPRRWRLLSGRYLGFLLEPLLRTFKMGRGIVRTLREGGAPRTAPSAFDLSRMRPKKK is encoded by the coding sequence ATGTCATCCCTCTCCGTTCTCACTCCGGTCTATAACCATGCCCGATATCTAGAGGCTATGGTCGAGGCTATTCTTACCCAATCCCGCCTTCCCGACGAGTTTCTTCTCGTCGACGACGCCTCCAGCGATGGTACGTGGCCGTTAATCGAAGCTCTTCGGCAACGCTATCCCCTGATCCAGGGTTCGAGGAATCCAACGAATCGGGGGGTGCTGGCCAACGCCACTTCGCTCTTAAGCCAAACGCGGAGCGATTACCTCTACAGTGCGTCGAGCGACGATCTCGTCCTTCCGGGATTCTTTGAGCAAGCAATGTCTCTTCTGGAAGCCCATCCCTATGCCCCTCTTTGTTGCGGTCAAGCCGTTTGGTGGGACGAGGAGACCGAGGAACAATACGTGGGGGGACTCCAGATGCCGCAACACAACACCTATCTCTCTCCCGAAGAGTGCCTCGTCTACGCTCGGCGGGGATGCCTCGATCTCGCCGGGCATGCGAGCCTCTTTCGGACTGACGCTCTTCTTAAGATTGGCGGGTATCGGGAAAAACTGCGGTGGCACTGCGATTGGCTCGCCCTTTATGAATTGGCATTCCGTCATGGGATTTGCTGGGTGGCGCAACCGCTTGCCGTCATGCGGACGCACGCCAGTTCTTATTCCGGAACCGGCACTCGTCAGAAAGCACAACACGATGAGTCCCTCGTCGCCTTGATCGATTACCTCCTTCTTCCTTCTTCGCGTCCGGTACGGGAGGCGTTCGCCCAAAGCGGTCTCCTTGCGCTTCTCGGCTATCCCATGGCTCGACATCTCCTGACCGACCCGCGGCGGTGGCGCCTGTTAAGCGGCCGCTACTTGGGTTTCCTCTTGGAACCTCTCCTACGCACTTTCAAGATGGGGCGTGGAATAGTCCGCACCCTAAGAGAAGGCGGGGCTCCTCGCACCGCACCCTCGGCTTTCGATCTCTCCCGGATGCGTCCGAAAAAGAAATAA
- a CDS encoding zinc-binding dehydrogenase — protein MKTPAAILVEQQKPLILDEVTLPSLSYGHVLVELKVSRICGSQIGEIDGVKGPDRYLPHLLGHEGGGVVLEIGPEVTHVKPGDHVVLHWREGVGIQSRAPVYDWNGVKTNGGYVTTFNRYAVVSENRLTPIPSWVSFDIAALLADTLTTGFGVVTNDAQVKIGESVVIVGAGGIGLGAILGAKLAGAYPIVAVDLHAHKLEVAHRYGATHVIDVSGGIDFTAAVREILKGRSPDVVIDGTGNPEVLEKAFGLTASKGRCVIFGVMRFDRKLALNTLPLHFGKLLTGSHGGASQPSIDIPRYLRMIEGGIFDPSGFVSHRFRLEEVNEGIARMRSGEVIHAMIDF, from the coding sequence ATGAAAACGCCTGCCGCCATTCTCGTTGAGCAGCAAAAACCTCTCATCCTCGACGAAGTTACGCTTCCTTCCCTCAGTTACGGACATGTTTTGGTCGAGCTCAAGGTCAGCCGCATTTGCGGCTCCCAAATAGGCGAAATCGACGGAGTCAAAGGTCCTGACCGTTACCTGCCCCATCTCCTTGGGCACGAGGGCGGAGGCGTCGTCCTCGAAATCGGGCCGGAGGTGACGCATGTGAAACCTGGCGATCACGTTGTCCTCCATTGGCGGGAGGGCGTCGGTATCCAATCTCGCGCCCCTGTCTACGACTGGAACGGTGTCAAGACCAACGGCGGCTATGTCACTACCTTCAACCGCTACGCCGTCGTTTCGGAAAACCGCCTCACCCCGATTCCTTCCTGGGTTTCCTTCGATATCGCGGCGCTCCTGGCCGATACGCTCACCACCGGCTTCGGCGTGGTGACGAATGATGCCCAGGTCAAAATCGGCGAATCGGTTGTCATTGTCGGTGCCGGTGGCATCGGGCTGGGTGCCATCCTCGGTGCCAAGCTGGCCGGGGCCTATCCCATCGTCGCGGTCGATCTCCACGCGCACAAGCTGGAGGTCGCCCACCGCTATGGAGCCACTCACGTGATCGATGTTTCCGGCGGAATTGATTTCACGGCGGCCGTTCGGGAAATCCTCAAAGGCCGCTCTCCCGACGTCGTCATCGACGGAACAGGCAATCCCGAGGTGCTCGAGAAGGCATTTGGTCTCACTGCCTCCAAGGGCCGTTGCGTCATTTTCGGCGTCATGCGCTTTGATCGAAAGCTCGCCTTGAATACCCTTCCTCTCCATTTTGGCAAGCTCTTGACTGGTTCTCACGGCGGTGCCAGCCAGCCCTCGATCGACATTCCCCGCTACCTGCGGATGATCGAAGGCGGGATCTTCGATCCTTCCGGTTTTGTCTCCCATCGCTTTCGCCTCGAAGAAGTCAACGAAGGCATCGCCCGCATGCGCTCCGGCGAGGTTATCCATGCGATGATCGATTTTTAG
- a CDS encoding TIGR04372 family glycosyltransferase, producing MFYWIKYLVHGRWRRKKPFFVSAYRYHCAANQSVKEGDVFIALRQFRIAAALQPRWVEPLRKIAALHLQNGNFAQALSYTRKALRLTPSYAPLVLFLFEIWHSHPELPPDLEQELTLAFKSCTPMTLGASRHAGILRLMEVSLPRFITRFFCRQRATRFIAALENKAHEFVLECHRDEALAFCLKIEQTKEKFRQCLYGKRHFIRYLGVDWVRNIGHITFIDNYLKLQKIGCIQNTIKPVLLLKDVSAVSNPCFLDYWRDHIDVIIDESEFRRRKSAFSLLELSIMGTSLLDGSVLSYSHARALAHEEWKKRGLLSLLKLKDNHVRKGWAALEKIGMPRNAWFVALHIRQAGFRSEDTLQTRSLRNSDPAHYLLAMQAIIDRGGWIVRLGNSTMTPLPPMRGVIDYALSDMKSDWMDVFLLGAGRFFVGSDSGISCVPPIFGVPCVYVNWSPYGERPGNDNNLICFKILKDKASRQKIPFSRVLRYPLGHMESEYALQKNDLSIEENTPEEIREITEEMLDRLDGKWVEDEADERRFARFVEISLSQGGYQGPRIGRAFLERHCDLLQ from the coding sequence ATGTTTTATTGGATCAAGTATCTAGTCCATGGACGATGGCGGAGAAAAAAGCCGTTCTTCGTTTCCGCGTATCGATATCATTGCGCAGCCAATCAAAGCGTCAAAGAAGGTGACGTTTTCATCGCCCTCAGACAGTTTCGCATCGCTGCGGCACTCCAGCCGCGATGGGTCGAGCCTCTTCGCAAAATTGCCGCTCTCCATCTCCAAAATGGAAACTTTGCCCAGGCGCTTTCCTACACTCGCAAGGCACTCCGACTCACTCCCAGTTATGCTCCCCTGGTGTTGTTTCTTTTTGAAATCTGGCACAGTCATCCCGAGTTGCCTCCCGATTTGGAGCAGGAACTGACCCTCGCCTTCAAATCCTGCACCCCCATGACTCTGGGGGCATCGCGGCATGCCGGCATCCTTCGCCTCATGGAGGTGTCCCTGCCCCGCTTTATAACGCGATTTTTCTGCCGACAACGGGCAACCCGATTCATCGCTGCTTTGGAGAACAAGGCGCATGAATTCGTCTTGGAATGCCACCGCGATGAGGCTTTGGCATTTTGTTTGAAAATCGAGCAAACCAAGGAAAAATTTCGCCAATGTCTTTATGGCAAAAGGCACTTCATCAGGTACTTGGGTGTCGATTGGGTGCGCAATATAGGTCATATCACTTTCATCGACAATTATCTCAAGCTCCAAAAAATCGGTTGCATCCAGAATACGATCAAACCGGTCCTTCTTCTGAAAGATGTTTCCGCCGTTTCAAATCCTTGCTTTCTCGATTACTGGCGTGATCACATCGATGTTATTATCGATGAATCCGAATTCCGGCGCAGAAAGAGCGCCTTCAGCCTCCTCGAACTTTCCATCATGGGCACATCCCTGCTTGATGGCAGCGTGCTGTCTTACTCCCATGCTCGAGCCCTTGCACACGAGGAATGGAAAAAACGGGGTCTCCTCTCTCTCTTGAAGCTTAAGGACAATCATGTCCGCAAGGGATGGGCTGCGCTCGAAAAAATCGGCATGCCAAGGAACGCGTGGTTTGTCGCCCTTCACATCCGCCAAGCAGGATTTCGGAGCGAGGACACCCTCCAGACCCGATCCCTGAGGAATAGCGATCCTGCGCACTATCTTCTAGCGATGCAGGCAATCATCGACCGCGGAGGCTGGATCGTGCGCCTGGGCAATTCGACGATGACCCCCCTTCCCCCCATGCGTGGAGTCATTGATTATGCCCTATCGGACATGAAAAGCGACTGGATGGATGTGTTCCTTCTCGGAGCTGGTCGTTTCTTTGTTGGATCCGATTCGGGCATATCTTGCGTCCCCCCCATTTTCGGGGTTCCGTGTGTCTATGTGAATTGGAGTCCCTATGGAGAAAGGCCGGGAAACGATAATAATTTGATCTGTTTCAAAATTTTAAAGGACAAGGCATCCCGCCAAAAAATCCCGTTCTCCCGTGTCCTGCGCTACCCCCTTGGGCATATGGAATCGGAGTACGCCCTGCAAAAGAATGATCTCTCTATCGAAGAAAATACTCCCGAAGAAATTCGAGAAATTACCGAAGAGATGCTCGATCGCCTCGATGGGAAATGGGTTGAAGACGAGGCAGACGAAAGACGTTTTGCCCGTTTTGTCGAAATAAGCCTCTCTCAAGGCGGCTATCAAGGCCCTCGTATTGGCAGAGCATTTCTTGAGCGCCACTGCGATTTGCTTCAGTAA
- a CDS encoding SDR family NAD(P)-dependent oxidoreductase: MNQNPSKTLAENVAVVTGSARGIGLNIARCLGRHGAHVVICDNNSEAALNAVAELAVLGVSCSMMEIDLSRKESPIQLIEGVYKNRGRLDILVNNARAGKRTSMLTETPETWDELFSVSLRAAFFVAQEAIRRMPAHGGGSIINIASVTAMLSSHEAPAYHIAKAGVLQMTRYLAVNAGPSKIRVNAVAPGFIVQDEYQSRYAEDGNAAYRGIAEFAHPLRGVGSADDVAQAVLFLASPQSRFVTGQCLSVDGGSSQVEQWALLHAYDEHRNSILAS; this comes from the coding sequence ATGAATCAAAATCCCTCCAAAACCCTCGCGGAAAACGTCGCCGTAGTAACGGGTTCCGCTCGGGGCATTGGCCTGAATATTGCGCGCTGTCTTGGACGGCACGGTGCCCATGTCGTGATCTGCGATAACAATAGCGAAGCCGCGTTGAATGCGGTGGCGGAACTTGCCGTCCTCGGCGTCTCCTGTTCCATGATGGAGATCGACCTGAGTCGAAAGGAGTCCCCGATCCAACTCATCGAGGGTGTCTACAAAAACCGGGGACGTCTTGATATTTTGGTGAACAACGCTCGTGCGGGCAAACGCACTAGCATGCTAACGGAAACGCCTGAAACTTGGGACGAACTTTTTTCCGTTTCTCTGCGCGCCGCTTTTTTTGTCGCTCAAGAGGCTATTCGCCGCATGCCCGCTCACGGAGGAGGCTCCATCATCAACATTGCCTCTGTAACCGCCATGCTCAGCAGTCACGAAGCCCCGGCCTATCACATCGCCAAGGCGGGGGTGTTGCAAATGACGCGCTATCTTGCGGTAAATGCCGGCCCTTCCAAAATTCGTGTCAATGCCGTCGCCCCCGGATTCATCGTTCAAGACGAATACCAAAGCCGCTATGCCGAAGATGGGAACGCTGCTTATCGCGGCATTGCTGAGTTTGCCCATCCCTTGCGGGGAGTGGGGTCTGCCGATGATGTCGCCCAAGCCGTCCTTTTCCTTGCTTCCCCCCAATCTCGATTTGTCACCGGACAATGCCTCTCTGTGGATGGCGGCTCAAGCCAGGTGGAGCAATGGGCCCTTCTCCATGCCTATGACGAGCATCGGAATTCCATCCTTGCGTCATGA
- a CDS encoding SDR family oxidoreductase, which yields MNRSYEGVRVLVTGASAGIGLAIARKFACLGAAVGLSGRRQGLLNEIIVDIGREGGTAFALPGDATDGASVQQMVSHFAAQAGGVDVLINNVGGPSRYANFEEATDDDWKNTFELNVMSSVFFTRAVLPHLRQSPRRRILNISSISAVEPGAYNPHYTTTKAAMLNLTKYLANYLAPEKILVNAICPGTVYSESWEENIRRLSESRGVSLEKTAAIIERQEMAKIPLGQIGSGNDIANTAAFLASEEASWITGSIFHVNGGKMRSF from the coding sequence ATGAATAGATCATACGAAGGCGTCCGCGTCCTCGTTACGGGGGCCAGCGCCGGAATCGGCCTGGCGATTGCCCGAAAATTCGCATGCCTCGGTGCCGCTGTCGGCCTGAGCGGACGCCGCCAAGGGCTCCTAAATGAAATCATCGTAGACATTGGCCGAGAAGGAGGCACGGCTTTTGCCCTTCCAGGTGACGCAACCGATGGGGCGTCCGTCCAGCAAATGGTCAGTCACTTCGCCGCTCAGGCCGGAGGCGTCGATGTCTTGATCAATAATGTTGGCGGTCCGTCGCGTTATGCGAATTTCGAAGAAGCGACGGACGACGATTGGAAAAATACTTTTGAGCTCAACGTCATGAGCTCCGTCTTTTTCACGCGAGCAGTCCTTCCTCACCTGCGCCAATCGCCACGCCGCAGGATTCTCAACATCTCCTCGATTTCCGCCGTGGAGCCGGGAGCCTATAATCCTCACTATACGACGACGAAGGCCGCCATGCTCAATTTGACGAAGTATCTCGCCAACTACCTTGCCCCCGAAAAAATCCTGGTGAACGCCATTTGTCCGGGCACTGTTTACAGCGAGTCTTGGGAGGAAAACATCCGTCGGCTTTCCGAGAGTCGAGGTGTTTCGCTCGAAAAAACCGCCGCCATAATCGAACGGCAAGAGATGGCGAAAATCCCCCTGGGACAAATCGGCTCGGGAAATGACATTGCCAATACAGCCGCCTTTCTTGCTTCTGAAGAAGCCTCATGGATCACGGGGTCGATCTTCCATGTTAATGGTGGAAAAATGCGCTCCTTTTGA
- a CDS encoding class I SAM-dependent methyltransferase: MADINLLDTLPQTKRNLAARAEQKTDADREIAKRFDRNFFDGERKHGYGGYRYDGRWLPVARRMVDHYHLPSNARILDVGCAKGFLMSDFKQVLSEATVRGLDVSVYAKENAHDGMGEFIDIGSAENLPYADNSFDLVVSINSIHNLPLEKCKQSLREIERVSRGHAYITVDAWNTEEEHQRLLDWILTAETYMSVSDWHALFAEVGYTGDSGWFMA, encoded by the coding sequence ATGGCCGATATCAATCTCCTCGACACCCTGCCCCAAACCAAACGCAATCTCGCCGCCCGTGCGGAGCAAAAGACGGACGCCGATCGGGAAATAGCCAAGCGTTTCGACCGTAATTTTTTCGACGGCGAACGAAAGCACGGCTATGGCGGGTACCGCTACGATGGGCGGTGGCTCCCCGTCGCGCGCCGTATGGTCGATCACTACCATCTCCCCTCGAATGCCCGCATCCTCGACGTTGGCTGCGCCAAGGGCTTTTTGATGAGCGATTTCAAGCAGGTTCTCTCAGAAGCCACCGTCCGAGGTCTCGACGTTTCCGTCTACGCGAAGGAAAACGCCCACGACGGCATGGGCGAATTCATCGACATCGGCTCCGCTGAAAACCTCCCCTACGCGGACAATTCCTTTGATCTCGTGGTCTCCATCAACTCGATCCATAATCTGCCTCTGGAAAAGTGCAAGCAATCGCTCCGAGAAATCGAGCGTGTGAGTCGTGGCCACGCCTACATCACCGTCGATGCCTGGAATACTGAAGAAGAGCATCAACGTCTCCTCGATTGGATTTTGACGGCCGAAACCTATATGTCCGTTTCCGATTGGCACGCGCTCTTCGCCGAAGTCGGCTACACCGGAGACAGCGGGTGGTTCATGGCCTAG
- a CDS encoding ATP-binding cassette domain-containing protein, protein MSEVLIELDHVGLKYNLKRPIEGKREHWALKDVSFRLHKGQTLGVIGSNGSGKSTLMRLLAGIIEQDRGTVYRKHGMRISLLSLGLGFEGVLTGRENAILSGMLFGLHRRTIEKRMDRIIEFSELGSFIDQPFYTYSSGMGARLAFATAMEVNPDILLLDEVMGVGDIRFAEKSSKILLDKIQSDLSVVLISHDPHMIAGLATHAVWIDQGVSVIEGPPKVVAAHYEHFMHTGEKPTVA, encoded by the coding sequence ATGTCCGAAGTCCTGATTGAATTGGATCACGTTGGGCTCAAGTACAACCTGAAAAGGCCCATTGAGGGCAAACGGGAGCACTGGGCGTTGAAAGATGTTTCGTTTCGCCTCCACAAGGGACAGACGCTGGGTGTCATCGGATCGAACGGATCGGGTAAAAGCACGCTCATGCGCCTTCTCGCCGGCATCATCGAGCAGGATCGGGGAACGGTCTACCGCAAGCACGGCATGCGTATCTCTCTCCTCAGCTTGGGTCTGGGTTTTGAAGGCGTCCTGACTGGCAGGGAAAACGCCATCCTGAGCGGCATGCTCTTCGGGCTGCATCGTCGAACGATCGAAAAGCGAATGGATCGGATCATCGAGTTCTCCGAACTCGGCTCCTTCATCGATCAACCCTTTTATACCTACTCCTCGGGAATGGGGGCCCGCCTGGCGTTTGCCACCGCCATGGAAGTCAATCCGGATATCCTCCTTCTCGATGAAGTGATGGGGGTCGGCGATATCCGTTTTGCCGAAAAATCGTCCAAAATCCTCCTGGATAAAATCCAATCGGACCTCTCCGTCGTCCTGATCTCCCATGATCCCCACATGATTGCGGGATTGGCGACCCACGCTGTCTGGATCGACCAAGGCGTCTCCGTCATCGAAGGTCCTCCCAAAGTCGTGGCGGCCCACTACGAACACTTCATGCATACCGGCGAAAAGCCGACGGTGGCCTAA